In Mucilaginibacter sp. KACC 22063, the genomic stretch GGATGCAAAGCGCAATAGAGGTATATCCTTCCTTATGAATGGTCATTATAATAATGAATTTTTACAAAGCTACTAATTTGTAACGAAGTACAGATAAGTATAAACAATAGGGGCTGCAAGCAGCAGTCCGTCAAAACGATCAAGCAAACCACCGTGACCAGGCAAAATGCCGCCGCTGTCTTTTATGTTAAGGCTGCGTTTAAACATAGATTCAATCAGGTCGCCCAAGGTGCCCACGCAACCGATAATAATAGCTACAGATATCCATTGCTTCCATTGCAGCTCAGGATAGTAAATACTAAGTATGTATCCAACCAGAGCGGCAATCAGCACACCTCCAAAAAACCCTTCCCAGGTTTTCTTGGGTGAATGGCGTTCAAATAATTTAGTGCGGCCAAAAAACCTGCCGCTTAAATAGGCGCCGGTATCATTAGCCCAAAGCATTAACAAAAAGCCAAGTGGAAAATGAAAATTAAAAGCACCATTTACAAAGCCTAAAGCATGATAAAAGCAAAAAGGCACAATGACGAAGATGATCCCTAAAAAGGTAAAACCTATGTTAGTGAAGGGTGCGGTAGTATGCCTGTAAAGCTCGGCTATTAAAATGGTACTCAGCGATAAAACAATCAGCAAAAGCAGTTTATGGCTAAGTGTGTTATCTTTAAAATAAAATGTAGCCGCTGCTGCCGCAAAAACAAGGATACCGTTAACAAGGCCTACCCCTACATTAGGCTTTATGCCGCCCTGTCCAGCCAGTTTGTAAAACTCTTGCAGGCAAAGAACCGAAAGTAATAGAAAGAAGATGCTGAATACATACCGCCCGGCCAATACAGAGCCAAGCATTACGATAACAAAAAAGAAGCCCGTAATGGCGCGTGTTTTCATATGTTAATCTGGTTCAGGATCATGATTTCGACAGCCGCGCTAAAATCTTCCTGGTGAATATAGACCTCTATATTACCGAAATTGCGGTGTGATGAATCCTGCTTGTTAAGCACAACGGCGTCGATATGGTTTTCAATAAGCATCTGCTTAACCATTTCAGATTGAAAAAAATTAGTGGAAGTGAAAATTTTAACCCAGTTCTTTTCCATCAGTCTTGTCTTTGCACCCTTTGTGAAAGTAATTTATAACTATACAGCAAAATTAAAGTAATTATAATGCTAAATACATATCCGCTGTAATTAAATACATGCTGATCATCAGGGTTAACTTTTATTGCTTTATGCTGATATAAGTAGGTAACAACTACGGCTGTTCCGTTATTTAAAAAATGCGCCCAAACAGATGTCCAGATACTGCCGCTCCAGTAAACAAAATAGCCAAAGAAAACGCCCAGCATTAACCGCGGCAAAAAGCCAAAAAACTCCATGTGAAAAGCACTGAACAAGGCCGCAGTGATCCAAATAGCAGCATGCGGATTACGTGTCCACCGATAAAATATGGTTTGCAAAGCGCCGCGAAACATCAACTCTTCAACTACAGCCGTTAAGGCCGCAACCAGCAATATGGCCTTAAACAAATCAAAGAGATTATTCATTTTCAGCAATGCTGCTGTAGCCTTTTCGGCAGACTTTTCAGAATCGCGCATCCATTGCTCAATACCTTTTAATGATGGTGGCAGCGATAAGTGCTGGTTAATATTGCTCAGTACCTCAACAATTGGCATGGACAGCAGCATGGTAAAAAATATGATCAACAGCAACAACCACGGGAAATTGGTATTTATCTTCAGATAATCGTCAGGCTCTTTCATCACCACCCAGCCAAAAAATATCGGAATAATCCCGATGGGTATTGTTGTGCTTACAATCTGTAAGATCCATAAGGCTTGTACGGCTTCAGGCGTGGTGATATTCATCTCGAATATTTTAGTCAGCGTCGAAATACCATAAACGCCCCATATAATACCCGCCCCAACTAACGATCCTACAAATATTGCAATACAGGTTACCACCAAAAAAAGCAGGAACTGTATAGCTGGATGAAACTGACCGTAAGCCTTTTGTGTCATGTAAGTTAATTTATTTGTATTTTTGCAGTGCTTAAAGATAAGCCATGTCTGTACAAATAGGAAATATTGATTTAGGGGAGTTTCCGCTTCTGCTGGCACCGATGGAAGACGTGAGTGATCCGCCGTTCCGTTATGTTTGCAAGCAAAACGGTGCCGACATGATGTATACCGAGTTTATATCATCAGAAGGTCTGATTCGCGATGCAGCAAAAAGCCGCCAGAAACTGGACATATTTGAGTATGAACGCCCTATAGGTATACAGATCTTTGGCAGCGACATTGAGCACATGCGAGAAGCGACAGAAATAGCTACTGCCGCCGGCCCCGACCTGATGGATATTAACTATGGCTGCCCTGTTAAACAGGTAGCCTGCCGCGGTGCGGGCGCAAGCTTGTTGCAAGACATTGATAAAATGGTAGCCATGACCAAAGCTGTTGTGGAGGCCACCCATTTACCGGTTACGGTAAAAACCCGCCTCGGTTGGGACGATAATACCAAAAACGTTTATGAAGTTGCCGAACGCCTGCAGGATGTAGGTATTAAGGCGCTTACCATACATGGCCGCACACGCGCACAGATGTATAAAGGCGTTGCCGACTGGACACTGATCCGCGAGATTAAAAAGAACCCGCGCATACAGATCCCCATCTTTGGCAATGGCGATATCGACTCGCCTGAAAAAGCTGCTGCCTGGCGCCTGGAATATGGCGTTGATGGCATGATGATCGGCCGGGCTGCTATTGGCTATCCGTGGATTTTCAGAGAGGTTAAACATTATTTTAAAACCGGCGAATATTTAGCCGGGCCAACCATGGCAGAGCGTATTGAGGTGTGCCGTACCCACTTAGAGAAATCTGTTGCATGGAAAGGCCCTAAAACCGGCATATTTGAGATGCGCAGGCATTATTCAAACTATTTTAAAGGCATTGATCATTTCAAAGAGTTTCGTATGAAACTGGTGCAGGCAGGCACAATGGAAGAGATCAACGAAATACTGGAACAGATTGAAAATCACTATTCATCCGTAATGGCTTGATTATTGAGCGACGATCAATAATTTTAAATTGTTTTTTATAACTGTTATGGTTACTACAATTACAGATGGTGTAAAAGTTTCCGTAGAAACACAATACCAACCAGAATATTCAAACCCGGCAAGCGACCACTATATGTTTGCCTACAAGATAAATATCGAGAATTTAAGTGATTACACTGTGCAACTGCTACGCCGTCGTTGGGATATTTACGACTCTAACGGCACACACCGTGTAGTTGAAGGCGATGGCGTTGTTGGCGAACAACCTGTTATTGAGCCAGGCAAATCACATGAATATGTGTCAGGCTGCAACCTGAAATCTGACATCGGCCGCATGAAAGGCGAATACCAGATGATACGTACAATGGATAACGCTTTGTTTGAAGTGGAAATTCCTGAGTTTTTTATGGTTGCGCCTTACCGCTTAAACTAATCTCCGGAACAAAATATAACAACGAAGCCCGGCAATCCGGGATTTTTTCATTTTATCTGTTCTTCCAGCGGAAGGTTTTAATCATCACATCCACATCTTTCTTCACAAAATCAAGCACAGGCTGTATAGAATCAAGCCGTGGTTCAGAATTAAAGTATAACGCCCCACGGATGTAGTTTTTGGTACTGTCCGTCAGAAAAAATTGTGCGGATGAAGCCGCATTGCCATCTATCGTATAATAAATGCCATATACCTTTCGGTCAGGGTACCGAATTACCCCTTCATCTATCGAAGTAGCTTTAACCGTATGCTTAAATGCAAAGGTTCGGGCATCTTCGGTTAGTTCATTAAATACTTTTTTTGAGGTAACTGGTTGATAGCTTAAATGCAGTGTGCCTTTGAACTGTGGCAATTGCATATTGATCCAGCAGGGTTTGGCATCACCTTTTTTATCAGGCTCTATAACGCTGTATTTAGGGTATTCAAATGTGAAGGGACAACCCTCATTATACTCCTGGTATTCGTGCTTTGGGAATACAATACGATAGAAACCCCTTGGCTTAGGCGAATAGTCGTGATTACCGCAAGCCGACAAGGCGGACACAATAACAGCTAAAAATGCAAAAAGCCTTACGGATGAAAAGCGGTGGAATTCCATAGTTCCCATGATTGTTCTGCCTGTAAAACTAACATTTCGTAGCCGTTTTTGATCTGTGCGCCCTGCTCAAGCCCCTTTCTCAAAAATAATGTTTGATCTGGGTTATAGATCAGGTCATATAATAAATGATCTGAACCTAAAGCTTCATACGGCAAAGGCGGGCAAACCTCTACATCTGGACTGGTACCTACCGGCGTAGTATTGATAATTAATTTATGGTGTTTAATGATCTCTGGTGTAAGATCTGTGAAAAGTATTCTGTCTGGTCCGGGCTTACGCGCTACAACTTTAAATTCAATTTCCAGTTCCTTTAATACATACTTAACCGCTTTAGCAGCACCTCCATCGCCTAAAACAAGGGCTTTCTGATGCTGGCTACCCAGTAGTGGCATCAGGGATTTTTGAAAACCGTAAACATCGGTATTAAAACCTTCTAACCGGAAATTATGACCGCCTATCCCAACCTCGCCAGAAAATGCGGCCAGTACCGGGCTTTCTTTAGAAATACGGATACAGTTTGCCGCACCAATATGCCTTACTGCATCGCTGCACCAGTCGAGGTATTCCAATATTTTTACTTTATGCGGTATAGTCACATTTAGGCCGCACAGGTTATCGTGCTTTTCTAAAAGCTTCGGGAAATCGTTGATATCTTCTAACGGAAAAACCTCATAGCGGCAATCCTTGATATGCTCGTTCTCAAATTTTTCGGTGAAAAACTTTTGCGAGAACGAATGCGAAAGCGGGTAACCGATGATCCCGTATCTTTTCATAGTGATTATAACCTATTGCTTAAGCTGGTAAATATAGGGGATTGAAATGTTAAAAGATTGGAGTATCTGATTTCAGTTTGATGAGATTGTTATAACCCCTCCCTGCCCTCTCTCTGGGGTGTATTCGGATTGTTTATGAATAAATTAATATGTCATTCTGAACGAAGTGAAGAATCTAATCTAATAAGATCCTCGCGTTGCTCAGGATGACATATTTAATTAAGGTCATAATTCCAGAAAATGGCTGAAAGTGTCGCTTCTGATACCCAGGCGCAAAGTCTCCAATGGTATCACATCAGCTGGTGCAATATTTCCCAAGTTTACATTAGCGCCTATCAGTTTGATAAACCACACCTGCTGTGCTTTTTGCGGCGCTTCCCAGATGATTTTATCCTGCGGGATCTTGGTCAGGATTTCATCCACCAAACCCTGGCGCACCTCGCCCGAATCACGGTAGATGCCAACATTACCACTTTCGCGGGCTTCGGCAATTACCTTCCATGATCCTGCCTGCAATTCGGCTTCCATTAACTGGATCCATTTATAAGGCGCAAATATCTTTTGAACGTCTTTTGACCCTACTTCCGAAATTACCGTTACCTGCTCGCTTAACGTTTTAATGTATTCACACTTCTCATCATGCGGAATGGTAATAGACCCGTCAGATACTTCTGCGTGCTGCATACCATAGCGGTCGAGCGTGCGGCGGTATTCGTCAAACTGGCCGCGGACTAAAAAAGCCTCAAACAAGGTGCCGCCGAAATAAACAGGCAGTCCGGCATCCCGGTATAGTTTAAGTTTCTCGTTAAGATTTGGCGTAACGTATGATGTTGCCCAACCTAATTTTACAATATCGGTATAAGCGCCGCACACCTCAATAAAGTCTTCCACCTGTCGTAGGCTTAATCCTTTATCCATCATCATGGTCATGCCATCGTTACGCGGCTTTGCTGTTCTCTCGGGTAGATTATTAAGATGATAATTCATCGTTAAGTTTATGTTATAGACTATAACTAAAAGTACTAACGTTACAAATGTCGTTAATTTCTACTCAAATTAAGATGATAAGCTAATATTTTGAAAGCATTTTTTTATTTTGATGACTTAATAAAAAACATGCTTTTTAATATCTATTGCGATGAAAGCCGTATCACTAAAGAACGATTTATGGTGATTGGTGGTATTATAGTAAATTCTAAATCTCTTAATGAATTAAGTTTAAAAATACGTTCATATAGAGAGCAAAATGGAATGATATATGAGCTTAAATGGAGCAAAGTATCTAATAATAGAATTCAGCAATATAAAAACTTAGTAGATTTAATATTCGAATTAATTGAAGAAAATAGAATAAACTTTCGAAGCATAATTGCTGATACTAGTAAATTTAATCACAGAAAATATAATGGCGGAGATGGTGAACTTGGATTTTATAAGATGTACTATCAACTGCTATTTCATTGTTTTGGCAGTGATTATTTACTGGATAATTTGAATCAAGATAATAGTTTTATAGTCTTTCCTGATCATAAAACGACAAATTATATGCTTGGAGAATTAAAAAGCCGCTTAAACAATAATATGTTCTACAAATTAGGCAGCCGTTCTTCGCCGTTTAGGAGTATTGAGCCAACTGATTCAAAAAAATCAGATTTCGTACAATTAGTAGACATACTAATTGGAGCAATTGGTTACCATAAGAATGAATTACACTTAAAAGCGGGCGCTAGTTTAGCGAAACTGGAACTCTCTAACTATATAGCATTAAAATTCGGCCTTGCACAATTAGGAGATAATTTTAAGTACAAAAAGAGGAAATTTACCGTTTGGAACATTAAGTTACGGTGACAAAAAAAGCGTCCTATAATCTACACCTCGAGGGCACCTCATAAGAGGGATTCCATACAAAATGTGTGGAACTTCGATTATAACCACGCTTCAATGCAATATTACAAATAAGTTTTCAATAAGTTTCAAAGTCTATTCTTGTTTTCATAAAAAAAGCCAAACTTTAAAAGCTTGGCTTCAGTTTTTGACTCTGTTTTATCAATGCATATAACGACTGATAATATCTATGATGATCTTATTCTTTTGTAGCTGTGGCAAATAATCAAATAAGATATAGTGTTTTTCCGGGTCGGCGGTTAATGCCATTTCCAGGTGGGCAAGCGCATCATTGTAATCGCCTTTGGCAAACAGGTATGCTACCATACGGTAATACAATTCTGCCGAATCCGGATTATTTTTTATCGCTTGTGATATTACTTCAATAGCATCAACCAGGCGCTCCTGCTCATACATTATCGACGAATAGTCGAGCCATGCATCTACATCAAGCGGATTAAGCTCCACTACCTTTTCATACGCGCTTTCGGCTTGTTGTAAATGGCCAAGCTTATACTCTGCATCTGCAATGGCAAACCAGTAATCGGCATTGGTAGCATCCAGGTCGAGCGCTTTGCGGTAAAAATGCAAAGCTTCGAAATAGCGCTCCTCAAAATCGAGCGTTACACC encodes the following:
- a CDS encoding phosphatidate cytidylyltransferase, whose amino-acid sequence is MKTRAITGFFFVIVMLGSVLAGRYVFSIFFLLLSVLCLQEFYKLAGQGGIKPNVGVGLVNGILVFAAAAATFYFKDNTLSHKLLLLIVLSLSTILIAELYRHTTAPFTNIGFTFLGIIFVIVPFCFYHALGFVNGAFNFHFPLGFLLMLWANDTGAYLSGRFFGRTKLFERHSPKKTWEGFFGGVLIAALVGYILSIYYPELQWKQWISVAIIIGCVGTLGDLIESMFKRSLNIKDSGGILPGHGGLLDRFDGLLLAAPIVYTYLYFVTN
- a CDS encoding putative signal transducing protein, which codes for MEKNWVKIFTSTNFFQSEMVKQMLIENHIDAVVLNKQDSSHRNFGNIEVYIHQEDFSAAVEIMILNQINI
- a CDS encoding CPBP family intramembrane glutamic endopeptidase, yielding MTQKAYGQFHPAIQFLLFLVVTCIAIFVGSLVGAGIIWGVYGISTLTKIFEMNITTPEAVQALWILQIVSTTIPIGIIPIFFGWVVMKEPDDYLKINTNFPWLLLLIIFFTMLLSMPIVEVLSNINQHLSLPPSLKGIEQWMRDSEKSAEKATAALLKMNNLFDLFKAILLVAALTAVVEELMFRGALQTIFYRWTRNPHAAIWITAALFSAFHMEFFGFLPRLMLGVFFGYFVYWSGSIWTSVWAHFLNNGTAVVVTYLYQHKAIKVNPDDQHVFNYSGYVFSIIITLILLYSYKLLSQRVQRQD
- the dusB gene encoding tRNA dihydrouridine synthase DusB, producing the protein MSVQIGNIDLGEFPLLLAPMEDVSDPPFRYVCKQNGADMMYTEFISSEGLIRDAAKSRQKLDIFEYERPIGIQIFGSDIEHMREATEIATAAGPDLMDINYGCPVKQVACRGAGASLLQDIDKMVAMTKAVVEATHLPVTVKTRLGWDDNTKNVYEVAERLQDVGIKALTIHGRTRAQMYKGVADWTLIREIKKNPRIQIPIFGNGDIDSPEKAAAWRLEYGVDGMMIGRAAIGYPWIFREVKHYFKTGEYLAGPTMAERIEVCRTHLEKSVAWKGPKTGIFEMRRHYSNYFKGIDHFKEFRMKLVQAGTMEEINEILEQIENHYSSVMA
- the apaG gene encoding Co2+/Mg2+ efflux protein ApaG, with amino-acid sequence MVTTITDGVKVSVETQYQPEYSNPASDHYMFAYKINIENLSDYTVQLLRRRWDIYDSNGTHRVVEGDGVVGEQPVIEPGKSHEYVSGCNLKSDIGRMKGEYQMIRTMDNALFEVEIPEFFMVAPYRLN
- the gldD gene encoding gliding motility lipoprotein GldD yields the protein MGTMEFHRFSSVRLFAFLAVIVSALSACGNHDYSPKPRGFYRIVFPKHEYQEYNEGCPFTFEYPKYSVIEPDKKGDAKPCWINMQLPQFKGTLHLSYQPVTSKKVFNELTEDARTFAFKHTVKATSIDEGVIRYPDRKVYGIYYTIDGNAASSAQFFLTDSTKNYIRGALYFNSEPRLDSIQPVLDFVKKDVDVMIKTFRWKNR
- a CDS encoding shikimate dehydrogenase family protein; the protein is MKRYGIIGYPLSHSFSQKFFTEKFENEHIKDCRYEVFPLEDINDFPKLLEKHDNLCGLNVTIPHKVKILEYLDWCSDAVRHIGAANCIRISKESPVLAAFSGEVGIGGHNFRLEGFNTDVYGFQKSLMPLLGSQHQKALVLGDGGAAKAVKYVLKELEIEFKVVARKPGPDRILFTDLTPEIIKHHKLIINTTPVGTSPDVEVCPPLPYEALGSDHLLYDLIYNPDQTLFLRKGLEQGAQIKNGYEMLVLQAEQSWELWNSTAFHP
- a CDS encoding phosphosulfolactate synthase; translated protein: MNYHLNNLPERTAKPRNDGMTMMMDKGLSLRQVEDFIEVCGAYTDIVKLGWATSYVTPNLNEKLKLYRDAGLPVYFGGTLFEAFLVRGQFDEYRRTLDRYGMQHAEVSDGSITIPHDEKCEYIKTLSEQVTVISEVGSKDVQKIFAPYKWIQLMEAELQAGSWKVIAEARESGNVGIYRDSGEVRQGLVDEILTKIPQDKIIWEAPQKAQQVWFIKLIGANVNLGNIAPADVIPLETLRLGIRSDTFSHFLEL
- a CDS encoding DUF3800 domain-containing protein, with the protein product MKAFFYFDDLIKNMLFNIYCDESRITKERFMVIGGIIVNSKSLNELSLKIRSYREQNGMIYELKWSKVSNNRIQQYKNLVDLIFELIEENRINFRSIIADTSKFNHRKYNGGDGELGFYKMYYQLLFHCFGSDYLLDNLNQDNSFIVFPDHKTTNYMLGELKSRLNNNMFYKLGSRSSPFRSIEPTDSKKSDFVQLVDILIGAIGYHKNELHLKAGASLAKLELSNYIALKFGLAQLGDNFKYKKRKFTVWNIKLR